In the genome of Quercus robur chromosome 3, dhQueRobu3.1, whole genome shotgun sequence, one region contains:
- the LOC126719554 gene encoding beta-D-xylosidase 4-like, producing the protein MTLYEKVRQLGNRAYGAPRIGLPEYEWWSEALHGLSNVGPGTFFDDSVAHATSFPTPILTTASFNESLWNTIGKAVSTEARALYNLGHAGLTFWSPTINVARDPRWGRIIETPGEDPFVVGTYAANYVRGLQDVEGTEHYKDLNSRPLKVSACCKHFTAYDVDNWKGVERYSFDAKVTEQDLAETFNRPFQMCVENGDVSSVMCSYNRVNGIPACADPKLLKQTVREDWNLHGYIVADCDSIEVMIKNHKWLNVDNETAVSYTLQAGLDLDCGVYYTNNVENAVKHGKVREALVDRSLQYLYVVLMRLGIFDGHSQYNSLGINDVCSNEHIELAAEAAREGIVLLKNDNGILPLATGKYPSLAVVGPHANASTAMIGNYAFDPWNKGTPCRYITPLNGFSSYGRVNYAAGCSNVKCPDGSLIGPAVQVATTSDATIIVAGIDLSIEAESRDRLDLFLPGKQTDLINQVANASKGPVVLVIMSAGGVDISFAKNNPKIHAILWSGYPGEEGGQAIADIIFGKYNPGGRLPVTWYQADYVDKLPLTSMQLRPDDSNGYPGRTYKFFDGPTVFPFGYGLSYTKFNYTLKAATNRVQIKLTKFQHCRDLPYKNGTFKPSCPAIAIDDLRCNKKFKLAVEVKNVGNRDGDEVVLVYSQPPVGIVGTHIKNLFAFQKVFVAAGTSKTIQFAINTCQGLGIVDSNGNALLPSGAHTIIVGDGAIVFPIQLTYR; encoded by the exons ATGACGTTGTATGAAAAGGTGCGACAGCTAGGAAATCGTGCTTACGGAGCCCCAAGAATAGGCCTGCCTGAATACGAGTGGTGGTCTGAGGCGCTCCATGGTTTGTCCAATGTCGGTCCAGGTACCTTTTTCGATGATTCAGTAGCACATGCAACTAGCTTTCCCACGCCGATTCTCACAACAGCTTCATTCAACGAGTCATTGTGGAACACAATTGGGAAG GCTGTTTCCACAGAAGCACGAGCATTGTACAATTTAGGGCATGCTGGATTAACATTTTGGAGTCCAACCATTAACGTAGCAAGAGATCCAAGATGGGGAAGAATCATTGAGACACCTGGTGAAGATCCATTTGTAGTTGGCACCTATGCCGCGAATTACGTGAGAGGCTTGCAGGATGTTGAGGGAACAGAGCACTATAAGGATTTAAACTCTAGACCGCTTAAAGTTTCTGCATGTTGCAAGCACTTTACTGCTTATGATGTTGACAATTGGAAAGGAGTTGAGCGTTACAGTTTTGATGCCAAG GTGACAGAACAAGATTTGGCAGAGACATTTAACCGACCCTTCCAAATGTGTGTTGAAAATGGTGATGTTAGTAGTGTCATGTGTTCTTATAACCGTGTTAATGGCATACCTGCTTGTGCTGATCCCAAACTCTTGAAGCAAACCGTTAGAGAAGATTGGAATCTTCATGG ATATATAGTTGCAGATTGTGATTCTATTGAAGTAATGATTAAGAACCACAAATGGCTAAACGTTGACAATGAGACTGCAGTTTCATACACACTACAAGCAG gtttggatttggattgtGGAGTTTACTACACCAATAATGTTGAAAATGCTGTGAAACATGGGAAGGTTAGGGAGGCACTTGTAGACCGGTCACTACAATACCTCTATGTTGTGCTTATGAGGCTGGGAATATTTGATGGACACTCACAATACAATTCTCTTGGAATAAATGATGTGTGCTCTAACGAGCACATCGAGTTAGCGGCAGAAGCAGCGAGGGAGGGAATTGTTCTTTTGAAGAATGATAATGGAATTTTGCCATTGGCAACTGGAAAGTACCCTTCCCTAGCAGTGGTTGGACCACATGCTAATGCTTCCACTGCCATGATTGGAAACTATGCATTTGACCCATGGAATAAAGGTACTCCATGTCGATATATAACCCCACTTAATGGCTTCTCCAGTTATGGAAGAGTGAACTATGCAGCAGGATGTTCAAATGTTAAATGCCCCGATGGGAGCTTGATTGGCCCAGCCGTGCAAGTCGCCACAACATCTGATGCCACTATAATTGTTGCCGGAATTGATTTATCAATTGAGGCAGAGAGCAGAGACAGGTTGGATCTCTTCCTTCCTGGAAAACAAACTGATCTTATCAACCAGGTTGCTAATGCTTCAAAAGGCCCCGTAGTTCTTGTAATCATGTCGGCCGGAGGTGTTGATATCTCCTTTGCTAAGAATAACCCCAAAATCCATGCCATCTTGTGGTCTGGATATCCTGGAGAGGAAGGTGGTCAAGCCATTGCggatattatttttggaaaatacaATCCAG gaggAAGATTACCCGTTACTTGGTATCAAGCCGATTACGTTGACAAGCTACCACTAACATCCATGCAATTAAGGCCAGATGATAGCAATGGCTACCCAGGTCGAACATATAAGTTCTTTGATGGCCCCACTGTCTTCCCCTTTGGTTATGGCCTCAGCTACACAAAATTCAACTATACACTAAAAGCCGCGACAAATAGAGTAcaaataaaattgacaaaatttcaaCACTGCCGTGACCTACCATATAAAAATGGAACCTTCAAGCCCAGCTGCCCGGCAATTGCAATAGATGACTTGagatgtaataaaaaatttaaacttgcaGTTGAAGTTAAAAATGTGGGCAACAGAGATGGGGATGAAGTTGTTTTGGTTTACTCACAGCCCCCAGTTGGTATTGTTGGAACTCATATTAAGAATCTGTTTGCGTTCCAGAAGGTTTTTGTTGCAGCTGGGACGAGTAAGACTATTCAGTTTGCCATAAATACTTGCCAGGGCTTGGGCATTGTAGACTCCAATGGTAATGCTCTCTTGCCATCTGGTGCGCACACAATTATTGTCGGTGATGGTGCAATTGTTTTTCCAATTCAATTAACATATCGTTAG